From a region of the Cyclopterus lumpus isolate fCycLum1 chromosome 5, fCycLum1.pri, whole genome shotgun sequence genome:
- the prelp gene encoding prolargin, with amino-acid sequence MKAGVGLFSALALFLLMGAVFTQRPRQKKPTRRPVTTRKPSVPKPAVLAQPEPQEPTDFPPPILGPPSIFPDCPRECLCSPSHPNALNCENRNIRAIPVIPSRTHYLYLQNNYISEVTAEPFLNATEIRWVNLANNRIHRIDKKVFEKIPALLYLYVQHNHLKEVPSGLPESLEQLRLSRNRISKIPAGAFNKMGNLTLLDLYHNKLSDSGLEKNIFKDLKSLMQLNLAHNVLKKMPAGIPNSLIQLFLDRNSIDDIPKDYFKGLKHLAFVRLNYNQLSNKGLPKYVFNITTLLDLQLAHNQIVSVPLFNGHLEHLHLNHNSIESINGTQICPYSLQADQSDLSLMPRLRYLRLDGNHLSPPIPLDVIMCFRHLHSIVI; translated from the exons ATGAAGGCCGGCGTGGGACTCTTCTCTGCATTAGCTCTGTTCTTACTGATGGGGGCAGTGTTCACCCAGAGACCTCGGCAAAAGAAGCCCACCAGGCGCCCAGTCACTACCAGGAAGCCTTCTGTCCCCAAGCCTGCTGTGCTGGCACAGCCAGAGCCCCAGGAGCCAACAGACTTCCCCCCTCCCATCCTGGGCCCACCTTCTATCTTTCCTGACTGCCCCCGAGAGTGTTTATGCTCCCCGAGCCATCCCAATGCTCTCAATTGTGAGAACCGCAACATCCGTGCAATCCCTGTCATTCCATCTAGAACCCACTACTTGTACCTGCAGAACAACTACATCTCAGAAGTGACTGCAGAGCCGTTCCTCAACGCCACTGAGATCCGCTGGGTTAATTTGGCAAATAACCGCATTCACCGAATAGACAAAAAG GTGTTTGAGAAGATCCCAGCACTGCTATACCTGTATGTGCAACATAACCACCTGAAAGAGGTCCCTTCTGGTCTCCCAGAAAGTCTAGAACAACTCCGCCTAAGTAGAAATCGTATTTCTAAGATCCCTGCTGGTGCCTTCAACAAGATGGGGAACCTGACACTGCTCGACCTGTACCACAACAAG CTGAGTGACAGCGGCCTGGAAAAGAACATATTTAAGGACCTAAAGAGCCTCATGCAGCTCAATCTGGCTCACAACGTCCTGAAAAAGATGCCTGCTGGCATACCTAATAGCCTCATACAGCTTTTCCTGGATAGGAATAGCATAGATGACATCCCAAA AGACTACTTCAAAGGCTTGAAACACCTGGCGTTTGTGAGGCTAAATTACAACCAGCTGAGTAATAAAGGACTTCCTAAGTATGTATTCAACATTACCACCTTGCTGGACCTGCAACTGGCCCACAACCAGATTGTTTCTGTTCCTCTCTTCAACGGTCACCTGGAGCACCTGCACCTAAACCACAACTCCATTGAGA GCATTAATGGCACCCAGATCTGTCCATACAGCCTGCAGGCCGACCAGAGCGATCTCAGCCTGATGCCCAGACTAAG GTACCTGCGTTTGGATGGAAATCATCTGAGCCCCCCCATCCCTCTGGATGTCATCATGTGCTTCAGACACCTCCACTCCATTGTCATTTAG
- the il19l gene encoding interleukin 19 like: MMKMLLGCSLCLLLLLNCLSELGESRTLSLASCSVNVHMHELRKYYIDIRSDAIESDSAIGVKLLDKSLINNVQDGQTCCFLRLVLRFYVERVFSNYASSHPQHQRCSSALANAFVSIRKDINRCHCHCEEDTQRKIDSLHAEFIKLDINQAAQKAVGELDTVLEWLEGQKTLA, translated from the exons ATGATGAAGATGCTGCTCGGCTGCTCTCTctgcctgctcctcctgctcaaCTGTCTAAGTGAACTTGGGGAGAGCCGAACCCTGAGCTTGGCAAGCTGCTCTGTCAATGTTCACATGCACGAACTGCGCAAATATTACATTGACATACGATCAGATGCG ATAGAAAGTGACAGTGCAATTGGAGTGAAACTTCTGGACAAATCCTTGATCAACAATGTTCAG GATGGTCAGACGTGCTGTTTCCTGCGTCTTGTGCTACGTTTCTACGTTGAGAGAGTATTCAGCAACTACGCCTCTTCTCACCCACAGCATCAACGCTGCTCCAGCGCTCTTGCCAACGCTTTTGTCAGCATCAGAAAAGACATAAACAGATGT CACTGCCACTGtgaagaggacacacagagaaagattGACTCCCTGCATGCTGAGTTTATCAAG CTAGACATAAACCAGGCTGCACAGAAGGCTGTGGGAGAACTGGACACTGTGCTGGAGTGGCTGGAGGGCCAGAAAACACTTGCTTGA